A stretch of DNA from Thermanaerosceptrum fracticalcis:
ATTCGCTTTTGGGTAAATTCTACTTTGGCCAGAGTATTGGCGTAGTGTAATTTTACCAATTGATGTTGGCTTTTGATGGTGCTTTGGGCATCATACACCGCATCGTTAGCCTGCCGGGAGTTGAGGTTATACTTGACTTGCACGCCTTGGCGGATGTCCTGGATTCCTTTGCCTTCCAGTAATCTTTTAAAGCTCCACCTGACTGCTGCACAGTAACGGGCCATGAGGTTATCGAGGTAGGCTTGCTGGGTTTCGGTGAGTTCAAGGATTACTCCCATCGCTGTCGTTTTCACCGGCAGCCACCTCGCTTTCAATGACAGTTATCTCTTCACCAATCAAAGCCATTATCTGCGATTCTTTATAACGCCTGTGACCGCCGGGTGTGCGCAATGGTTTTAATTTCCCTTCTCTTTCCCGGCGGCGCAACGTGTGAGGCCATACGTTTAGTAGCTTTGCTGCCTGATGAGATGTTAGCATCTTTTCCATTGACACCACCCCTTGCCATTATTCTAATTAGAACACTTGTTCGATGTCAATGGATTATTGTTTTTTATTTACTTTTGTTCAATTAATCTGTAACTGTTACTTACCTCCTTTTTGCTCATCACAAGGTGAGCAACTGGCGTTTGAAATAAAACCCGCCAGCTTCTTATGTAAAGCAGCTCCCGGGTCCTTCGTCCTCCGAATAAGGATATTAATCTTCCAGGGAGAGACATTATTAAATAGAATTATACATCTTTCCAGGCATTAGTCAATAAATATTATTATATAAATATTATTATCTAAGAAAGGGGGCTAATTATGTCACTGGGTACTATTTTATGGATCATTACTATTATCATGTGTGGCATTTTCCTGTGGATTTCCTGGAGAGTTAAAGACGATGCTAACGCATCCTTCACCAACTACGCCATCGCTGGCGGAACCTTGCCGCTCTTCTTGGTATTTTTTACGGATTTTGCTACGATTATGGGTGTGGGTAACTTTATCGGCCACGCCGGTAAAGGTTACACCACCGGTCTTCCCTGGCTTTCCTTCGTCCTGGGGGAGCAGGGTTCCAAGATCCTCTTCGGTATTATTTTTGCCGGAATTGCCGGAAGGTTTACTTACATATCCCTGGCGGAAATGGCTGACGACCTCTTTTTCCGCGATAAGTGGACCCGGGCACTGGCCGCTCTCCTGGCTACAGCTGTGATGATCGCCTGGACCGGCGGGCAGGGCAAGGCCTTCGGTAATATCTTTAACGTTATCACCGGCGCAGATCCGACCCTCATTATCATCATGTTCTCCGCTGCCTTTATTGTCTATACTGCCCTGGGCGGTATTTACTCCGTGGCCTGGACCGACCTGCTGCAAGGCGCCATGGTGCTGGTCTTCGGCGTCACTTTCTACATCACCGCTTTTGCCCCTGTGAACTGGAGCTTCGCCGAGCTGTCCGGCAAGCTGGCCGCTATGGGCAAGGCCAACCTCTGGAGTTTCAGCGGCGTTAACACCATGACCATGGTCACCAATTTCGTTACCGCTACCGTCGGCGTCATGTCGGCCCAGATCTACTGGCAGCGCTGCTTCGCCGCTAAGGACTATAAGACGGCGCGCCGGGGTATCATCACCAGCGGTACCCTCTCCCTTATCTTTGTAACATTTACCGTGCTGGTCGGGATGGTCGTCCTCACCATGAAGCAAGACCTAAAGCCTGACGATGTCATGCCTTGGTTCATGCATAACTACATGCCGGTATGGCTCTCCGCTATGGTATTTGCCCTTATCCTGGCTGCCGGGATGTCCTCCGCCGACTCCTGCCTGAACTCCGCCGTAGTCCTCATTGTCAACGACCTGATTAAACCCTTCCGTCCTGACCTCAACGACAAGCAACTGGTAAAAGCGGCCACCTGGCTGACCTACATTGTAGGTGCCTTTGCCTGTTACGTGGCTATTAAGGCTGCCACCATTATAAGCCTTTTCTCCAGGGCTTATGCCATGACTGGCTCCGGCCTGGTACCCCTCATCATCATCGGGCTCCTCTGGAAAGAGCGTAACGAGCCCCATCAAATGGGCAAGAAAAACAGTAAGATTACTCCGTGGGGTGCCAGAATTGGTATCATCTCCGGCGCCGTACTCAGCCAAGTTACTGCTCTCGGTCCCAACCGTGTACTAATTGCCCTTGCTGCATCAAGTGCGCTTATCATCGTTGTTTCCATGCTAACCCGGAACACTACTACCTCTACACCAGCCAGTGTCGGCAAATAGCTAAACAGCGTACTCTCGGGTGGGACGAGAACAGTTTTAGAAAATTGTCTCTTTTCAACCAGGATAAAATATGATAGTTTCTTTGAGGGGGAAGGTTCCTTTCCCCTCATTGGCATTCAGTTTAATAGTCATATGGTAGCTTGCTTTTTTGATTCACTGCCCGGGAGGTAAAGATGACTTTCGCCGACTTAGGTGAAAAAGAAATTATGATCCTTAAAATGATTAAGGATGCTCAGGAGCCCATGGGGTCCTGGAATATTTTAAACCGGTTTACGGACGACGGCATAGAAACCAGCTCCGCCACCATTGGCCGCATCCTTAACAAACTGGAGAATTTAGGCTATCTGAAAAAAGAGAAATTCCGCGGCCGGACCATTACGGAAAAAGGACTTCACGCTATCCAGGTAAGCAAACAGTTAAAGGACATGGCCTTACAGCAAAGCAAGCTAACACAATTCATTGATCCCCAATGCTTAGGTGATTTTCTTACTGTACTGGAAGCCCGCCGGGCCATAGAACG
This window harbors:
- a CDS encoding MerR family transcriptional regulator — translated: MEKMLTSHQAAKLLNVWPHTLRRREREGKLKPLRTPGGHRRYKESQIMALIGEEITVIESEVAAGENDSDGSNP
- a CDS encoding sodium:solute symporter family protein, giving the protein MSLGTILWIITIIMCGIFLWISWRVKDDANASFTNYAIAGGTLPLFLVFFTDFATIMGVGNFIGHAGKGYTTGLPWLSFVLGEQGSKILFGIIFAGIAGRFTYISLAEMADDLFFRDKWTRALAALLATAVMIAWTGGQGKAFGNIFNVITGADPTLIIIMFSAAFIVYTALGGIYSVAWTDLLQGAMVLVFGVTFYITAFAPVNWSFAELSGKLAAMGKANLWSFSGVNTMTMVTNFVTATVGVMSAQIYWQRCFAAKDYKTARRGIITSGTLSLIFVTFTVLVGMVVLTMKQDLKPDDVMPWFMHNYMPVWLSAMVFALILAAGMSSADSCLNSAVVLIVNDLIKPFRPDLNDKQLVKAATWLTYIVGAFACYVAIKAATIISLFSRAYAMTGSGLVPLIIIGLLWKERNEPHQMGKKNSKITPWGARIGIISGAVLSQVTALGPNRVLIALAASSALIIVVSMLTRNTTTSTPASVGK